A genome region from Nicotiana tabacum cultivar K326 chromosome 13, ASM71507v2, whole genome shotgun sequence includes the following:
- the LOC142168025 gene encoding uncharacterized protein LOC142168025 — protein MDHRGPIINHLAYADDIVIFCGGNNMTMKLIKKVIDRYEKTFGQKINNDKSFFIIAHHTCANRINRIGNATGFMDKSFPFTYLGCPIYYGRKTSSLFDGMLSKIIKKLNGWQANMMSLGGRMILIKYVLQFLPTYILSAMNPPKGITKLMEKHFANFFLGSNKSRNKYH, from the coding sequence ATGGATCACAGAGGGCCAATTATTAACCATTTAGCTTATGCAGATGATATTGTTATTTTTTGTGGAGGTAACAACATGACTATGAAGCTCATTAAAAAGGTTATTGACAGATATGAAAAGACATTTGGGCAGAAAATTAACAATGACAAGAGTTTCTTTATCATAGCTCATCACACTTGTGCCAACAGAATCAATAGAATTGGAAATGCGACTGGTTTTATGGATAAGTCTTTCCCATTTACTTATTTGGGATGCCCTATATATTATGGGAGAAAGACAAGCAGTCTCTTCGATGGTATGCTCTCCAAAATTATCAAAAAGCTCAATGGATGGCAGGCCAATATGATGTCTCTTGGAGGGAGAATGATCTTGATCAAATATGTTCTACAGTTTCTTCCCACCTATATATTGTCTGCTATGAATCCTCCTAAAGGAATTACTAAGCTCATGGAGAAACACTTTGCTAATTTCTTTTTGGGCTCCAATAAAAGTAGAAATAAATATCATTGA